In the genome of Desulfomonile tiedjei, the window GCGGCTCCGAGTGACCATAAATTCGAGAATCGCTTCATCCTGATCCACGATACTCTGTTGGAGTTGGTGGACTGAGACGGGACGAGGGTAGCGCAGGTCTGCATAAGAGGGATATTCTTTGACAAGGCGATCCTTGAGAGCCATGAAGGTTTGTTCTTTGGCCCTGCGTTCGTCCAACAATTTCTTAATCGCTGCCTGGTCCGGATTAATCTTGGAAAGTTCCTCGGCCAGGTGGCTGTTCAGTCTTCTCAGACTTAGTCGGAGACTCTTTTCCTTCAGCAGCAGCTCTTGAGGCAAATCCGAGAAACCGTCCACATTGATCCTTGACAGAGCATTCTCGAATGCCGCGGCTTTCAATTTTTCCACTATTCTCAAAGCCAGCTGATCGTACGCTCCGTCCGGATCCTTCTTTGCCAGATTCATAAGAACACGCAAGGTCGTCTCGAAAAGTGCCTTCTTTCCACCGAAAATAAAATCGTCTTCGTCGGATTCTCCGATGATATCGGCCTCCATGGCCTCCAGAATGGTAATTGCCTTTCTGTACGACTCTAGCGCTTCTCCGGGGCTTTTCTTCCCCTCCAGGGTGCGTCCCATGATGAAATAGGCCTTCCACAGCATGCTCCTGTCTTCGGAGCACTGGGCTATCTCAAAAGCGCGCTTTAAGTCTGCCACTGCCTCTTCAAAATCTCCGAGGATAGATGTAACCAGAGCTATCTGGAGAAGGTTTTCATTGACCCCTCTCCTGTCGCCAACTTTCGTTCGTTTCTCATAGGCTTCTCTGTAATGTTCCAGCGCGGTGCGCTGGCGGCCCAGGATCTGATAGAGCGTGCCGATGCGAGTCAATATTAGGGCGTCGGTGCGTTCGTCCCCTGTTTCCCGAGCAAGGGTCAGGGCTTTGAGTTGATACCTAAGTGCGGCCTCAGAGTCCCCAAGTTTACTTAAAACGTCACCGAGTCGGATCAACTCGGTCTTCTGCATCGCCACGTTGCGGGTTTCGGAATGTATTCTGAGCGCATCTTCGAGGAAGTCTCGGGCTTTTGCGTACTCTTCAATTTGGTAATAGATGTTGCCTATGCGGTCATAGATTTTTCCAAGCCCCGAGTCGTTTCCGGGGTTTTGTGACACTGCCAAAGCCTTGTGATAGTGTTCCAACGCCCGCTCATAGTCTCTGAACCCTTCATAGATTTCCCCAAGATGGAAATCCAGATCACGAGATTGTGATGCAGAGAGGTCCAATTCTTGCTGAAGTTTAGCAGCCTGCTGCAGACTGGCCAGCGCACTTTCATAGTCTTCAAGCTTGGCCTGGATGACTCCAATGCTCCCCAGGGCCCAAAGCTCTCCAATCCGATCCTCTTGTTGCCGCATGGTTGCCAGGGTTTCTCCCAGCAGGGCAAGGGCTTTATTGTGTTCGCCGGAATCTTCGAGGACTGTAGCGAGTTTTAAGTTTATTGAAGCCACCGCGCGTGAGTCATTTATCTGACCGGCCAGTTCCAGGGCTGCCTTCAAGGTTGAAAGGGCCGCCTGTGAATTCTTTTTCGCTCGATGGACCATGGCCAGTTCCGACAAGATTGCGACATCGCCCCGGGGATTGTAGATCCGCTTGTTTAGCTTTTGAGCCTCTTCCAGATTTGAGGCCGCGTTCTGCAAATCCCCTTTGGCCAGGTACAGCCTGCCCAAGCTTGCCAAATCCGTGGACGCGCCTCGCGTGTCACGAATCTCTCGATGGAGTTTGAGTGCCATCGTGAACTTTTCCAGAGCCGCGGATTGCATGCCTCTGGCCGCATCAACGTTGCCCAAATTGGTAAGGATGTCAGCTTCGCCTTTCTTGTCTGACAGTTCTCGATACACTGCCAGGGCGTCTTCCAGACTCTTCAAGGCTTCGGCCGAGTGATGCTGGTGTCGCTTCAAGTTCCCAATGTTGGCTAGATTAGCCGCGTAACCGCGGCGGTCACCGATCCCGTTGCGGAGGTTCAGGGCGTTGCTGAAATGCTCCAAGGCCTTGTCATGATCGCCCAAATTCTTGAAATGAACTCCCAGTGCCGTTAAATCTCGCCCCTCTCCGAAGCGGTCCCACAGGGCGCGATGTTCGTTCAACGCAGCCTGAAGCAGACTAAACGACTTATCCCGCTCGCCTCGCAGTTCGTAAGCCAGGCCCATCAGGTGGTCCGCGTCGGCCATGCCCCGGCGGTCGTTGATTTCCTGGAAATCCGCCCGCGCTTGGGCAGCGTCCTGAAGCGCCTTGTCCCAGGCCTCTCGGGCCAAACGGAAACGAGCCACCGCCAGCAAAACCTGGGCCTTTATTCTTCGATTCACACCGGCCTTGGCCTCTTCGACGGCCTCTTTCAGCAGTTTGGAAGCAAATTCCACGTCTCCGAGGCTGCTGTGGATATCGGCCAGAAGGACTCGGGAGTGCGCCATTTGATTTCTATCAGCCACTTTCTTGGCGACTGCCAATGATTCCTGAGCGTATTCAAGGGACTTCTGAACAAATCCCTGACGGAAATAGACTTCCGCTATTAAATTAAGGGCGGCAGATTCGCTGCCGGCTGCGGACAAGCTCCTGAATTCTTCGAGTGACCTTCCTCCCATTTCGAGAGCGGACTTCAGGTTGGATCTGTCCATTTCAAGGTTTGCAAGGGTAAGCCTCACCCTGGCGGCCATCATGCGGTCGCCGGCCTTCTCGTACTGGTTAAGGGCTGCTGTAAGGCTCTTCACGGCCGGAATAATCTTCCCTTCGCTGTACGCGGCCATGCCCTTGACCATCAATGGCAGGCCATTCACACTTACATCCCCATTTTCCTTGAGAAGCGCCTGGCCCTCTTCCACTGCCTGTTGGGCGGATTTTAGATCACCGAGGATTTGATCTATGTATGCCATTCTGAATAGCGTCTCGCCTGCTTCCTGGCCCCGGTTCATCTCTCTGTAAATCTTCTCGGCTTTCTGGAAATTACTTCTCGCTGAACGGAAGTCGGATCGTGAGACTTGGATTTCTCCCACCATCAGGCTTATTCTGGCCGTTTCAGCGTCGTTCTTCTCCTTGGCAAAGGCCGATAGAAGGCGATTTAGGGTGCTCAACGCGTCGGAGTATTTGTCCAGCCGCATCAAACACGTGGCCATCTCCTCCAATAAGCGTGGCATTTCCGAGGACTCCGACGTGGGGAGTATCTTCAGCGATTCCTCGTACGACTTGAGGGCTAGCGAGTAATTCGATTGGGCCATGAGAATCCGGCCGGAGAGGAGATAATTCAGGCTGCGCTCTTTAGCATTTTTCAACGACTGGTTAAGTATTATGGCGCGGTTTACATAGTTCAACGCCTCTTTGTCACGATTCAAATGATGGCTTGCGCTTGCGGCCCCGCTAAGCGCCGCGGCCATGAGTTTCTGATCCTCAGGCGAAGACCCTTTCTTCAGCACCAACTGGTATTGGGCCAATGCTGCCTCATAGTCCTTCTGCTTCAGGAACTCCGCGGCTTTTTTCAGTACCGCGGAAGCGGGCTCCGCTTTCTTGGCATCTTTGGGTTCCGGGACTGGACGGAGTTTTTCAGCCGCGTCAGTATTTTTGACTTCGGGCTGCTGCTCCCCTTCGAGCGCCGCTCCTCCGGTGGTGGCATCCGGCACAGGGGCCGCAGGCTGTGAGGTCTCTCGGGGAGACTCCGCGGGCGGCTCCGGAGCTTCCGGTGCCTGAACTTGTTCCGCGGGTTTCCTGGGCCATATTTCCGGCCGACCCGGTGTTTCCACATTCAACCGGAGGGCGCTTCCGCCTCCCATTATTTTCTCGAGGAAAGTCCCTTGGAAAGCTACCGAAGGGCTTTCGGTCGGAGGAGTCATGGTCAGGCTGCGCGCCGGATCGGGGAAGGCCAGCATTGAAAGAAGGAGAAGAAAGGCTCCCGTGGCCAAAAGGCGTTTGCTGAGTAGCTCCATCACAATCCCTTCAGTCTGACAATCAATGAGTTAGTAATCAAAGTCTAATCTCCGGTTCAACCTCTCCCGGGATCTCTTGGACCGGCCGAATGCAGGATGATCAGTTGATCGGCTGCATTTCAACCAGGAGACGAACGGGATTTCTTGCGCAGATAAGCGAATAGCCCGATTCCCACCAGGATCATAAACAGGCAGAGAATCTGCCCCATCGTTGCCCACGCGAAAATGAACCCTAGCTGTGGGTCTGGCTCTCTAAAAAACTCAACGATGAATCGAAATGAGCCGTACCCTACAAGAAAAGCAGCCAAGACCTCGCCAGGTCGCCTCGTACGGACCCTAAGCCACCACAAAATGCCGAAGAGCAGCGGTCCCTCGAGCAAGGCCTCATAAAGCTGCGAAGGATGCCTGGGAAAAGGGCCGCCCGCTGGAAAAACAATGCCCCACGGCAACGCAGTGGCTCTCCCGAACAGTTCCCCATTGATGAAGTTCCCGATTCTGCCCAGCATAAGCCCGATCGGGGCAGACAATGCTCCGATGTCGGCAAGCTCCATAAAAGGCGCCCCCTGTCTACGGGCAAAAATCCAACCGGAAACCACCATGCCGATCAATCCACCGTGGAAGCTCATCCCGCCATGCCACACGGCCAAAATTTCCCACGGCGCTTGCGCGTAGGCTTCAAGGTTGTAAAAAAGCGCATATCCCATCCTGGCGCCGACCAACAACCCCACGATCAGATAAAAAAGCAGATCGTCCGCCATCTCCACGGGAATCGGGCCGTTCTTTCGCCGAAGCTCCGCTCTGATGACCAGGTACCCCGCGGCGAACCCCAGCAGGTACATGAAGCCGTACCACCGGATTTCCACGGGGCCAACTCTGACCAGAACAGGATCGATTTCAGGAAGAGGCAAAGCCATTATGACGAACCGTTTTGCAGCCTCGGATGTTTGTCAGGAGCCAAACGCGATTTCATGACTCAAGACCACAAGGAGAAGATTCGGGCAAAGTCTTCTCCAAGGTCCTTATCTTTCTTTCAGCTAGTCTGGCCATGTTATCGATTTTACGGAAAATACCGCGAATAATGGTGACATCGCGATTATCCATTTCAGCACTGTTCAAAATTCGACGGATGTCCCGCATCATACGCAGAGGATTGGAGCGGTCCAAGAAACCCGCTCGAGAAAGCACCTTCTCGATGTGGGTGTACATCTGTTCACGCGCTTTTACGGATGCAGGAAGGAATTTTTGTGCCTGAAAGCCCACAGGCCGGCAAGCGACTTTGAACGCTTCGTAAGAGACTACCGCGGCTGCATGAGCCACATTCATGGACGCGAAATCAGAATCTGTCGGAATTATCATATGATGAGTGCAAAGCTTCATCTCCTCATTGGTCAGGCCCCTGGACTCTCTGCCGAAGACAATGGAAACGGGCTCCTGCAATGCTCGGTGCATGACCACGGGCATTAATTCCTCCGGTGCTTGTGCCGTGACTCTTTTTCCTCCAAGCCTTGCGGACATGCCCACAGCCATGAGGGATTCGGCCAACGCTTCTTCCAGGCTTTCCACTCTGCGGGCGTTCTCCACGATCTCATAGGCCCCCGATGACCTGGAAAAAGCTTCGGTCTCAGGCCCGCATGCAGTTGAAGAAACCAGGATAAGTTTCCTCAAACCCATGTTTTTCATGACACGCGCGACCGCTCCAATGTTCCCGGCATGGGTCGTTCCCACCAGGACGATCTGCAAATTGTTCAATGAAGCCGCCCAATCAGGGTGAATTCCGAACCCTCTCTGCACCTTTCGAGATGGTTTCATCCGCGATCCCGAATCAGGTTGCATCCAAGATGCGAACGGCCGAAGGAAGAACGACCGGCCGTGAAAGCAAAATGCTGGTGTTCAATCATCTGATTGCGTCCGGCAATTTGGCCTCATGGATTTTGGCTGTGATGTGCGGCTGTTAGTCTGGGGACCTCCAGTAACACGCCAAGCCCGGACAGAAGGAAAGATATTATGGTGAGAGAGTATTGTCAAGGCATATCAAATAACAATATGTCGTTGCTAATGCATCAAATAAAGCAGAAAGGTCATCGACTCAACCAGTCCCGTGTCCGCGATGCGACCCTCGTCCTACCGCAGTCGCTGCCATGTCATCCCGTACCGAACCTCACCCGGAGGAGAGTGCTATGCCGATCACGGTCCCGATGGAGACAGCTGCGATCGGATTGCACCATAAAGCTCATCCAGCGCCCGCGGTCGAGCTCACCAGGTAAATCCCGAATCCCGCTGCTGCGCCGATGAATGCTCCTATTACGTATTTCATGGTTTAGCCTCTTTTAACAATGTGCCTTATGATCAGACTAACCTCAAGAAACCGGTTGTCAAGTCGCAGGTACAAGGCACATATAAATTGTGAGCGAATAATTGTTGGCGCGACTATCTCGGGTTACGTTACCGCCCGAGCGCGTGCGCGACCGGATTAAGCCACACGGTATAAACAAAGGAAATCCAACATGCCTGAACAATGGAACGCCGAACGACTGCTGGAGACGGGTGCTGCCTTCCAGTTATCCAGGATCTTATTGACCGCCGCTGAACTGGATCTTTTTACCAAACTGAAAGGCCGCTTTCGGACAGTGGAGGACCTGTGCGCAACCGAAGGATGGCATCCTCGCGGAGTGAGGATACTCATGGACGCGCTTGCAGCTCAAGGCCTTTTGACCCGAACTGCTGACGGACGCTACACGGTCGAGGAATCGGTGGTGGAATTTTTGACCCATGACGAAGATAAAACCGTTCTGCCCATGATTCTCCACAGGGTTCGAATGTGGAACAGTTGGTCACATATTACCGAGATTGTTCGCACGGGCAATAGCCCTTACTATTCGACCAAGGAATCACGTTCCAAGGAAGACATGGAAGCTTTTATCGGAGCTATGCACGTCATCGGCCGCGGTAGGGCAGGCGAAATAGCGCGTTCCGTGGACTTGACCCGTTTTCGGCGCGTGCTTGACGTCGGAGGCGCCACTGGAACTTATGCCGTGGCTTTTCTTAAAGCCGCGCCGCACATGACTGCCACGGTCTTCGATCTTCCGCTGGTAATTGAAATGGCTCGTAAGAAGCTCACGGACGAGGGCTACATCGACCGAGTGGAATTGGTGGCAGGAGATTACATGAAGGACGACCTCCCAGCGGGGCATGACCTGGCACTTCTGTCAGCCATTATTCACAGCAACAGCCGTGAGGTTAATCGCGAGCTTTTCCGAAAAATACATGAGTGTCTTGAGCCGGCGGGCGTCATACTCATTCGCGATTTTGTCATGGACATGACTCGCACTCACCCGGCCGAGGGCGCGATTTTCGCGGTAAACATGCTCGCAGCTACTACCGGCGGCGATTGTTTCACCTTTCAAGAAATCCGGGAAGATCTGGAACAGGCAGGCTTCAGGGGGGTCCGCATGACGCGGGAGGGACAGCACATGGATCAACTGATTGAAGGGGTTAAATAGGCAAGTTGGAGGCCTGCCTTCCTGCCGCGGCAGGTCCCGGTACTACGGTCAGCCAAAGAGGTCTTCGTCCGGTCTGTTGCCCGGTTTCTCTTCGCCCCTGGTGTAGATTGTCTTGTACCTGTCTTCAAAACCGACTTCATCGAAACAGCTCCGGCACTCTTCATCATCTTCGGGCATTCCAGGTTCGATCAGGACTTCCAGACCCAGCGATTCGTACAATTCCTTCATTTCCGAGAGGCGGGGTTCTTCCGCTGTGAACCGGCGTTGCCAACCCTGCTCCGCCAATTTCTTATGGCTTTCCGAAGTGCTTTCGTTAGTCATTGCCTAATGTCCCCCGAGACCTGTACCAGGTCCCGTTCAAACAGTGAATAATTTGCCAGATCAAGCACGGACATGAGCGAACTCAGGTCCGTGGCACCCCAAGGTCGATGTTGAATGGCTGTTGGGTACCACTGACCTGGGCACCAGGTCAGTGCTGATTTTGCTCCGAGGTCGTTTTCACCATTTGAAAACGCACTCGTATTCGAGTTGTTTGCATTCCGACAGATTGTTAACATGCCTGCCCGAGAGATGACGATGCCCTTAAATCTAAACCCCTGTGATTGCACCATCGGTTCTGCTTATCTTCGTTTTGCCGTCCACCGCGGGCCTCAAATGGAAAACCGAGATCTCCGGCGGGCAGTTTACTCGCCACGGTATGAAGGTCAAACCAACTCCACGACTGAGGTACATTCGACTCGATCCCGAACGGTACCAGCCATGGGTGTACGGTGACGCGACGCGCGCCAGGCTCAGTCCTCGATTGCCTGGAACCGGCAGGATTATTTGACCCCCGTGGGTGTGTCCGGCCAAAACCAAATTCATTCCGGCTCGAGATGCCAGAGGCATAACACTCGGCCTGTGAGACAGTAATATCCTGAATCCGTCGGCCTGAGGCGCCTTCTCGGCAAAAGATGAAAATTCGGGAAAATTCGCGCCCCAGATCCAGTTGTCAACGGGGTCGTCGATGCCGCCCAGATGAATACGTGTGTTCCCCTCGTTGAAAGTCAGCCATTGGTTTCGAAGCAACTCCAGACCGCTTTCCCGAATAGCAGCTACAGAGCGCCACTCGCCTGCGTAGAAATCATGATTCCCTAGGACGACAAAATTCCCCAAGCGCCTTTGCTTTAGATTCTTGAGGATCGAGGCTGCGCTTTCCACCGGTGTGAGCGGAGAATGGAAAATATCGCCTGTGATCAAGAGAGCGTCGCCCTCCAACGCATTGAGGTGATCAACCAGAGCTTCCAGTTCCTGATTTCCAAAGAACATTCCGAAATGGAAGTCGGTAATATGAATAAGGGTCAAAGGTTTGGTCAGGCCCTTCAACGCTGGGTGGAAGAGGTCAAACTGCTCAACC includes:
- a CDS encoding metallophosphoesterase, which produces MTKIFWFLAAISTLFLLCQWYIFVSVRRYLFERYQPVSRRVGYSVLAILGIANFAAIQLSLQTTFGIELHAGKQFAAVAFFTYLGAVLFLCLFFLLMGGIAQVIDLIGATVSWVHSLLRDRVPLPMGQRGCINAACRARSKELPGEGVSEIAPPERAAVATEQGNPAAADSRLDTEPAVSSPARPTRRAFLKWSAAAGMVAVTGYAGNGLAEAYRSATVEQFDLFHPALKGLTKPLTLIHITDFHFGMFFGNQELEALVDHLNALEGDALLITGDIFHSPLTPVESAASILKNLKQRRLGNFVVLGNHDFYAGEWRSVAAIRESGLELLRNQWLTFNEGNTRIHLGGIDDPVDNWIWGANFPEFSSFAEKAPQADGFRILLSHRPSVMPLASRAGMNLVLAGHTHGGQIILPVPGNRGLSLARVASPYTHGWYRSGSSRMYLSRGVGLTFIPWRVNCPPEISVFHLRPAVDGKTKISRTDGAITGV
- a CDS encoding tetratricopeptide repeat protein; translated protein: MELLSKRLLATGAFLLLLSMLAFPDPARSLTMTPPTESPSVAFQGTFLEKIMGGGSALRLNVETPGRPEIWPRKPAEQVQAPEAPEPPAESPRETSQPAAPVPDATTGGAALEGEQQPEVKNTDAAEKLRPVPEPKDAKKAEPASAVLKKAAEFLKQKDYEAALAQYQLVLKKGSSPEDQKLMAAALSGAASASHHLNRDKEALNYVNRAIILNQSLKNAKERSLNYLLSGRILMAQSNYSLALKSYEESLKILPTSESSEMPRLLEEMATCLMRLDKYSDALSTLNRLLSAFAKEKNDAETARISLMVGEIQVSRSDFRSARSNFQKAEKIYREMNRGQEAGETLFRMAYIDQILGDLKSAQQAVEEGQALLKENGDVSVNGLPLMVKGMAAYSEGKIIPAVKSLTAALNQYEKAGDRMMAARVRLTLANLEMDRSNLKSALEMGGRSLEEFRSLSAAGSESAALNLIAEVYFRQGFVQKSLEYAQESLAVAKKVADRNQMAHSRVLLADIHSSLGDVEFASKLLKEAVEEAKAGVNRRIKAQVLLAVARFRLAREAWDKALQDAAQARADFQEINDRRGMADADHLMGLAYELRGERDKSFSLLQAALNEHRALWDRFGEGRDLTALGVHFKNLGDHDKALEHFSNALNLRNGIGDRRGYAANLANIGNLKRHQHHSAEALKSLEDALAVYRELSDKKGEADILTNLGNVDAARGMQSAALEKFTMALKLHREIRDTRGASTDLASLGRLYLAKGDLQNAASNLEEAQKLNKRIYNPRGDVAILSELAMVHRAKKNSQAALSTLKAALELAGQINDSRAVASINLKLATVLEDSGEHNKALALLGETLATMRQQEDRIGELWALGSIGVIQAKLEDYESALASLQQAAKLQQELDLSASQSRDLDFHLGEIYEGFRDYERALEHYHKALAVSQNPGNDSGLGKIYDRIGNIYYQIEEYAKARDFLEDALRIHSETRNVAMQKTELIRLGDVLSKLGDSEAALRYQLKALTLARETGDERTDALILTRIGTLYQILGRQRTALEHYREAYEKRTKVGDRRGVNENLLQIALVTSILGDFEEAVADLKRAFEIAQCSEDRSMLWKAYFIMGRTLEGKKSPGEALESYRKAITILEAMEADIIGESDEDDFIFGGKKALFETTLRVLMNLAKKDPDGAYDQLALRIVEKLKAAAFENALSRINVDGFSDLPQELLLKEKSLRLSLRRLNSHLAEELSKINPDQAAIKKLLDERRAKEQTFMALKDRLVKEYPSYADLRYPRPVSVHQLQQSIVDQDEAILEFMVTRSRTYLFAIDKHRFYTHSVDYATKDLERDIDALTRPLYRADTQASWDPSVAYRLYSKLIKPVEYFLAGKKTVMIIPHGPLSSLPFELLVDSQAHSTKRFWSASERPSYLLEKYAFCYAPSAASLSHIRTRKRDKKPGWNLVAFGDAVYSDPEKKKEFNPGADKLMAMFTGGPRGARGNELKPLPGARKEISEIVKIVTGPTQTYLGPQATETLFKKADLSRYNYVHLATHGVLLSGAGKFQNQPAILFSLYGDQENDGFLQAGEVFGLKLNSDLVVISSCLSSEKTQPGEGGAMLGLARAFLFAGTDSVILSMWQVNDESTAKLFIEMYRNLKEGSKSDALRQAKLTLLNSPGTSHPYYWAPFVLMGNWKVSFRPSSNAEDPKNMRFKGVSTWRKLLSM
- a CDS encoding prolipoprotein diacylglyceryl transferase, producing MALPLPEIDPVLVRVGPVEIRWYGFMYLLGFAAGYLVIRAELRRKNGPIPVEMADDLLFYLIVGLLVGARMGYALFYNLEAYAQAPWEILAVWHGGMSFHGGLIGMVVSGWIFARRQGAPFMELADIGALSAPIGLMLGRIGNFINGELFGRATALPWGIVFPAGGPFPRHPSQLYEALLEGPLLFGILWWLRVRTRRPGEVLAAFLVGYGSFRFIVEFFREPDPQLGFIFAWATMGQILCLFMILVGIGLFAYLRKKSRSSPG
- a CDS encoding RNA methyltransferase codes for the protein MKPSRKVQRGFGIHPDWAASLNNLQIVLVGTTHAGNIGAVARVMKNMGLRKLILVSSTACGPETEAFSRSSGAYEIVENARRVESLEEALAESLMAVGMSARLGGKRVTAQAPEELMPVVMHRALQEPVSIVFGRESRGLTNEEMKLCTHHMIIPTDSDFASMNVAHAAAVVSYEAFKVACRPVGFQAQKFLPASVKAREQMYTHIEKVLSRAGFLDRSNPLRMMRDIRRILNSAEMDNRDVTIIRGIFRKIDNMARLAERKIRTLEKTLPESSPCGLES
- a CDS encoding methyltransferase domain-containing protein, giving the protein MPEQWNAERLLETGAAFQLSRILLTAAELDLFTKLKGRFRTVEDLCATEGWHPRGVRILMDALAAQGLLTRTADGRYTVEESVVEFLTHDEDKTVLPMILHRVRMWNSWSHITEIVRTGNSPYYSTKESRSKEDMEAFIGAMHVIGRGRAGEIARSVDLTRFRRVLDVGGATGTYAVAFLKAAPHMTATVFDLPLVIEMARKKLTDEGYIDRVELVAGDYMKDDLPAGHDLALLSAIIHSNSREVNRELFRKIHECLEPAGVILIRDFVMDMTRTHPAEGAIFAVNMLAATTGGDCFTFQEIREDLEQAGFRGVRMTREGQHMDQLIEGVK